In Rheinheimera sp. MM224, one DNA window encodes the following:
- the yfcC gene encoding putative basic amino acid antiporter YfcC, translating into MQVTTKKPVSMPDAFVILFFVMIAAAIASHLIPAGYFQMLPETVNAAGETVKARIDPNSFQLATEQNKAVPLFGEGGQVGFLNYAFEGMVSGDKMGAAIGVIAFILLTGGAFGIIMKTGAVNNGILALITKTKDIDFLFIPLMFLLFSLGGAVFGMGEEAIAFCIVLLPLMLALGYDAITTVLVTYIATQIGFATSWMNPFSVAIAQGIAGLPLMSGADYRIVLWLLFTLFGIIFTMRYAAKIKKNPELSVSFESDQKLRAQQQEQQSSHFGKLDAAILLLFVAGIIWVIWGVVARGYYIPEIATQFFALGIATAILAIAGKRITVNESADAFKQGAAELLPAAMIVGMAKGIVLLLGGDDATEPSILNTLLHYAGSSFDGVSSYMSAWFMLIFQSVFNFFVTSGSGQAALTMPLVAPLADLVGVSRQIAVLAFQLGDGLTNCIVPTSASLIGCLGVVRVDWMLWAKFAWRLQLWLFILASLAILIAVAIGYQ; encoded by the coding sequence ATGCAAGTTACAACTAAAAAACCGGTCAGCATGCCGGACGCCTTTGTCATACTTTTTTTTGTGATGATAGCTGCAGCTATTGCATCTCATCTTATTCCGGCCGGTTATTTTCAGATGCTGCCGGAAACTGTCAATGCCGCAGGTGAAACGGTTAAAGCCCGTATTGATCCAAACAGCTTTCAGCTCGCGACGGAACAAAATAAAGCAGTGCCCTTGTTTGGTGAAGGCGGCCAGGTTGGCTTTTTAAACTACGCCTTCGAAGGTATGGTTTCAGGCGATAAAATGGGTGCAGCTATTGGTGTAATTGCCTTTATTCTGCTGACTGGTGGTGCCTTTGGCATCATTATGAAAACCGGTGCCGTCAATAACGGCATACTGGCATTAATAACCAAAACCAAAGACATAGACTTTTTATTTATCCCTCTGATGTTCCTGCTGTTTTCTTTAGGTGGAGCCGTCTTTGGAATGGGTGAAGAGGCCATCGCCTTTTGTATAGTGCTACTGCCTTTAATGCTGGCTTTAGGCTACGACGCTATAACCACTGTGCTGGTCACTTACATTGCCACTCAGATTGGTTTTGCCACCTCCTGGATGAACCCTTTTAGTGTGGCTATAGCTCAGGGAATTGCAGGTTTACCTCTGATGTCAGGCGCAGATTACCGTATTGTGCTTTGGCTGCTGTTCACCTTATTTGGCATTATCTTCACTATGCGTTACGCCGCCAAAATTAAAAAGAATCCAGAGCTTTCCGTCAGTTTTGAGTCAGATCAAAAACTTCGTGCACAGCAGCAGGAACAACAAAGCAGTCATTTTGGCAAATTGGACGCCGCCATCTTATTGCTTTTTGTGGCAGGTATTATTTGGGTCATTTGGGGTGTGGTAGCGCGAGGCTACTATATTCCGGAAATTGCCACTCAGTTTTTTGCTTTAGGTATAGCCACTGCGATTTTGGCTATAGCCGGAAAACGTATCACGGTGAATGAATCGGCTGATGCCTTTAAACAAGGTGCAGCTGAGTTATTACCAGCCGCCATGATTGTAGGTATGGCCAAAGGCATAGTGTTGTTATTAGGCGGCGACGACGCAACAGAACCTTCAATACTCAACACCCTGTTGCATTATGCTGGTAGCAGCTTTGATGGCGTATCCAGCTATATGTCAGCCTGGTTTATGTTGATTTTCCAGTCGGTGTTTAACTTCTTTGTCACTTCAGGTTCAGGCCAGGCCGCTTTAACTATGCCTTTGGTTGCGCCTTTGGCCGATTTAGTTGGGGTATCCCGTCAAATTGCCGTTTTAGCTTTTCAATTGGGAGATGGTTTAACCAACTGCATAGTGCCTACCTCTGCATCTTTAATTGGCTGTTTGGGAGTGGTGAGAGTCGACTGGATGTTATGGGCAAAGTTTGCCTGGCGTTTGCAGCTCTGGCTTTTTATTCTGGCAAGCCTCGCAATTTTAATCGCTGTCGCTATTGGCTACCAATAA
- a CDS encoding ATP-binding protein produces the protein MQQNVHPFVRRLAGFLKQWGWLQCFCLCFILLQALTGVITGLYSLLLHDMVLWSMVLGALLFSASMTPAFLLCSFYLVRHLDEALFYLQDSIRQEKLLNQNMQETIRQLNFEIEERKKAFQAKRRAVDELRREITERRKTQQELEEQSLLIRSIVDSSPDLFYYRDETGRFVSCNKMFEVIMGKSAKELIGHYPAELYDAESTPIAILTDQEISASRVELTLDVDYQTPDGRMLWFEMRKVPFFDKQGRYIGLLGFGRDITSRKLAEQALEKAYQDKGKFIATLSHELRTPLNGIVGLTRRLLESPLSTEQRSWSNTIFSSAETLGNIFNDIIDLDKIDRQDLDIVYQSVQLCDFVHDICNFAHLICQQKGLTFIEPEAVPSQLYVRLDPTRVRQVLWNLINNAVKFTARGSVQLGVSISTDNPAELCFSVTDTGIGIVEAEQQRIFDMYYKSSDGRRLSIVGSGIGLSVSRALVEAMSGHIKLESSVGKGSTFIMSLPAELTSAPAALPQAQYPALTILLVEDVPLNAEIAINLLEQRGHQVILAETGEDALALLETEDDIDLVLLDMQLPDMSGDQVARFIRAEPSLARLPVVVLSANVRKAEQQLKDVRVDGALAKPINTNKLDQILHQLFGAPAPKEITAEKALDQQILDQQTLDDYLQSLGKTTMLRSVQLFVQLLPGYINKMVETAVQQDVIEFQEAAHKLKGAAASVGLLWVQHQAKLMEQATELQGVEKQLINFHITIERHLATLQEYIEAWA, from the coding sequence ATGCAACAAAACGTTCATCCTTTCGTCAGACGTCTGGCGGGTTTTTTAAAGCAATGGGGCTGGTTACAGTGTTTTTGCCTGTGTTTTATTTTATTGCAGGCCTTAACTGGAGTTATCACTGGTTTATACAGCTTGTTGCTGCACGATATGGTGCTTTGGTCCATGGTGCTGGGCGCTTTGCTGTTTTCCGCCTCTATGACACCAGCTTTTTTACTCTGTAGCTTTTATTTAGTTCGCCATCTGGATGAAGCGCTGTTTTATTTGCAGGATTCGATACGGCAGGAAAAGCTGTTGAATCAGAATATGCAGGAAACTATTCGTCAGCTGAACTTCGAAATTGAAGAGCGGAAAAAGGCTTTCCAGGCCAAGCGCCGCGCTGTTGATGAATTGCGTCGTGAAATTACTGAACGCCGTAAAACCCAGCAAGAGCTGGAAGAACAAAGTTTATTAATCCGCTCTATAGTCGACAGCTCCCCTGACTTATTCTACTACCGTGATGAAACTGGTCGTTTTGTCAGTTGCAATAAGATGTTTGAAGTCATTATGGGCAAATCGGCGAAGGAGCTGATAGGCCATTATCCGGCTGAACTCTACGATGCTGAATCTACGCCTATTGCTATTTTGACCGATCAGGAGATTTCAGCCAGCAGAGTAGAGCTGACCTTAGATGTGGATTATCAAACACCAGATGGCCGCATGTTATGGTTTGAAATGCGCAAAGTGCCATTTTTTGATAAACAAGGTCGCTACATTGGCTTACTTGGTTTTGGCCGGGATATTACCTCACGTAAACTTGCTGAGCAGGCACTGGAAAAAGCCTATCAGGATAAAGGTAAGTTTATCGCCACTTTAAGTCATGAACTGCGTACACCGTTAAACGGTATTGTAGGTTTAACAAGGCGTCTGTTGGAAAGTCCTTTGTCGACTGAGCAACGCAGCTGGAGCAATACTATCTTCAGCAGCGCCGAGACCTTAGGTAATATTTTTAACGATATTATCGACTTAGATAAAATTGATCGACAGGACTTAGACATTGTTTATCAGTCGGTACAACTCTGCGATTTTGTGCACGATATCTGTAATTTTGCCCACTTAATCTGTCAGCAAAAAGGTTTGACCTTTATTGAGCCTGAAGCAGTACCAAGTCAGCTTTATGTTCGTCTGGACCCGACACGGGTGCGCCAGGTATTATGGAACTTAATTAATAATGCGGTGAAATTCACTGCCCGTGGTTCAGTGCAACTTGGCGTTTCCATAAGCACTGATAATCCGGCAGAGCTTTGTTTTAGTGTGACTGATACAGGTATAGGTATTGTCGAGGCGGAGCAGCAACGCATTTTTGATATGTACTATAAATCCAGTGATGGCAGGCGTTTAAGCATAGTGGGGTCTGGTATAGGTTTATCTGTGTCCCGGGCTTTAGTTGAAGCTATGTCGGGCCATATCAAGCTTGAAAGTTCAGTAGGTAAGGGCAGTACTTTTATCATGTCACTGCCTGCAGAGCTCACATCAGCTCCTGCTGCATTGCCACAAGCCCAGTATCCGGCTTTAACTATCTTGTTGGTTGAAGACGTGCCGCTAAATGCTGAGATAGCGATAAACTTATTGGAGCAACGTGGTCATCAGGTGATTTTGGCAGAAACAGGTGAAGACGCTTTAGCTTTGCTGGAAACTGAAGATGATATAGATCTGGTGCTTTTAGATATGCAATTGCCGGATATGTCCGGCGATCAGGTCGCACGTTTTATCCGTGCTGAACCTTCTTTGGCCAGATTACCTGTGGTGGTATTAAGTGCCAACGTACGTAAAGCCGAGCAGCAGCTAAAAGATGTGCGGGTCGATGGTGCTTTAGCAAAACCTATCAATACCAATAAGTTGGATCAGATTTTACATCAGCTGTTTGGTGCTCCTGCTCCGAAAGAAATCACCGCCGAAAAAGCTCTTGATCAGCAAATTCTTGATCAGCAAACCCTGGATGATTATCTGCAATCTTTAGGTAAAACCACCATGTTACGCAGCGTGCAGTTGTTTGTGCAGTTACTGCCAGGTTATATCAATAAGATGGTGGAAACTGCAGTACAGCAGGACGTCATTGAATTTCAGGAAGCTGCACACAAACTAAAAGGTGCAGCTGCTTCTGTTGGCTTGTTGTGGGTGCAACATCAGGCAAAGTTAATGGAACAGGCGACTGAATTGCAAGGCGTGGAAAAGCAGCTGATCAATTTCCATATAACAATAGAGCGGCACTTGGCTACTCTGCAAGAATATATTGAAGCTTGGGCTTGA
- the arcA gene encoding two-component system response regulator ArcA yields the protein MQTPVILIVEDEEVTRLNLVSLFEGEGYDVVEAVNGEEMNQKLAEHKVNLIVMDINLPGKNGLILARELRQKENVGLIFLTGRDSEVDRILGLEIGADDYLTKPFNPRELTIRARNLLNRTVSQPVVEEHKSVVKFNGWVLDENSRNLTSPEGVSRRLPKGEYRALRLMLDSPGKIFTREQLIRHMTGRELRANDRTVDVTIRRIRKHFESDVDSPELISTIHGEGYRFVGKLEK from the coding sequence ATGCAGACCCCTGTTATTCTGATTGTTGAAGATGAAGAAGTAACACGACTGAATCTGGTCAGCCTGTTTGAAGGCGAAGGCTATGATGTGGTTGAAGCAGTGAATGGCGAAGAAATGAACCAGAAACTGGCTGAACACAAAGTCAATCTGATTGTTATGGATATCAATCTGCCTGGTAAAAACGGTCTGATCCTGGCCCGTGAATTACGCCAGAAAGAAAACGTGGGTCTGATTTTTCTGACCGGACGTGACAGTGAAGTCGATCGCATTTTAGGTCTGGAAATTGGCGCTGACGATTACCTGACTAAACCTTTTAACCCACGTGAACTGACTATTCGTGCCCGCAACCTGTTAAACCGCACTGTGTCTCAACCTGTAGTGGAAGAGCATAAAAGTGTAGTGAAATTTAATGGTTGGGTATTGGATGAGAACAGCCGTAACCTGACCTCTCCAGAGGGCGTGTCACGCCGTTTACCTAAAGGTGAATACCGTGCCTTACGTTTAATGCTGGACAGCCCGGGTAAAATTTTCACCCGCGAACAACTGATCCGCCATATGACAGGCCGTGAACTCAGAGCAAATGACAGAACTGTGGATGTAACCATTCGCCGTATCCGTAAGCATTTTGAATCTGACGTAGATAGCCCGGAGCTGATCAGCACCATCCACGGTGAAGGTTACCGCTTCGTTGGTAAACTGGAAAAATAA
- the iadA gene encoding beta-aspartyl-peptidase: MSAIKLFKNAHIISPQDSGVMDVLVAGHQIAALGIDLETGNSNLPVEVIDASDCYLVPGFVDSLVHFIGGGGEGGFASRTPEMQLTNATLGGVTTAIGVLGTDATTRTLTNLLAKAHALEAEGITTYCHTGSYEIPCRTLMGSITDDLILIDKFIGVGEIAISDFRSSQPTIEEIRKVAAAAKVGGILSGKAGAVSVHVGSGESLLQPLWQAVAGTELKLSQFYPTHINRNEALFQAGIEFAKAGGVIDFTTSTTAYDLQHGEVAAAQALARALQAGVSAMNLTLSSDGNASLPLYNNDGELIGLEVGKVQSLYQVARQAVLEHQVALTDAITAITAAPAAVLGLKHKGHIAAGLDADLVLLHKSDLTIRDVFAKGRQLVQNGQAIVKGTFEP, from the coding sequence ATGAGCGCAATAAAGCTATTTAAAAATGCCCATATCATAAGCCCACAAGATTCAGGTGTAATGGATGTATTAGTTGCCGGCCATCAAATCGCAGCTTTAGGTATTGATTTAGAAACTGGTAATTCAAATTTACCTGTCGAAGTCATAGACGCCAGCGACTGCTATTTAGTACCGGGTTTTGTTGATTCGTTAGTGCATTTTATTGGGGGGGGTGGCGAAGGTGGTTTTGCCAGCCGCACTCCTGAAATGCAATTAACCAACGCTACTTTAGGCGGAGTCACTACAGCTATTGGTGTATTAGGCACAGACGCTACGACCCGGACCTTAACCAATCTGCTGGCTAAGGCTCATGCCCTGGAAGCTGAAGGCATCACTACCTATTGCCATACAGGCTCTTACGAAATTCCATGCCGTACTTTAATGGGCAGTATCACGGATGACCTGATCCTTATCGACAAGTTTATAGGTGTTGGCGAAATTGCTATCAGTGATTTCCGATCCTCTCAGCCGACCATTGAAGAAATACGTAAAGTAGCGGCTGCAGCTAAAGTCGGCGGCATTTTGTCGGGTAAAGCTGGTGCAGTCAGTGTGCATGTAGGTAGCGGCGAGTCGTTATTACAGCCGCTGTGGCAAGCAGTTGCAGGCACAGAACTGAAATTATCCCAGTTCTACCCTACTCATATAAACCGCAATGAGGCGCTGTTTCAGGCTGGTATTGAGTTTGCAAAAGCTGGCGGTGTGATTGACTTTACCACCAGCACCACAGCTTATGATCTGCAGCATGGCGAAGTGGCAGCAGCGCAGGCTTTAGCCCGGGCTTTGCAAGCCGGAGTATCAGCTATGAACTTAACCTTAAGCTCAGATGGCAATGCCAGTTTGCCTCTGTATAACAACGATGGAGAGCTGATTGGGCTTGAGGTTGGTAAAGTACAAAGCTTATATCAGGTGGCTCGCCAGGCCGTGCTTGAGCATCAGGTCGCTTTAACTGATGCTATAACCGCTATTACCGCAGCTCCTGCAGCAGTCTTAGGGCTGAAACACAAAGGCCATATTGCAGCAGGTTTAGATGCCGATTTAGTGCTTTTGCATAAAAGTGATTTAACTATCCGTGATGTGTTTGCCAAAGGCCGCCAATTAGTTCAAAACGGCCAAGCCATAGTTAAAGGTACATTTGAGCCTTAA